A genomic window from Silene latifolia isolate original U9 population chromosome Y, ASM4854445v1, whole genome shotgun sequence includes:
- the LOC141632631 gene encoding uncharacterized protein LOC141632631, which yields MTNPDMAADIQTLKDQVSTMVQTLATLSLNQGRNSGGVNIMVRSPTIKFPTFDGTDVEDWLFKCTQFFSITDVDNVAKVTYTTMHLEAKALAWHQAFTKNRKKLEPLGWEEYMDAIKARFGNAYEDPMSELLDLKQSSDVQSYHDAFDILISKLDLQPDYALSFFLSGPYNAEMEEKKAKGLCFYCDERFTPQHVCKNKRQLFVLEEDIEDDKVDEIKPGVEEAEPQIAQISLLALAVRSHCQTVRIPG from the exons ATGACAAACCCAGATATGGCTGCTGATATTCAAACCCTGAAGGATCAAGTAAGCACCATGGTACAAACTCTAGCGACCCTGTCACTGAACCAAGGCAGAAACTCTGGTGGCGTGAACATCATGGTAAGGTCTCCAACTATAAAATTTCCAACCTTTGATGGAACTGATGTAGAAGACTGGCTGTTTAAATGCACCCAATTTTTTTCTATCACTGATGTTGATAATGTGGCCAAAGTAACTTATACTACTATGCACTTAGAAGCTAAAGCTTTAGCCTGGCACCAAGCCTTCACCAAAAACAGAAAAAAGCTGGAACCTTTGGGATGGGAGGAATACATGGATGCGATTAAGGCTAGGTTTGGGAATGCTTACGAAGACCCCATGTCAGAACTTTTAGATTTGAAACAATCTAGTGATGTGCAATCTTATCATGATGCTTTTGATATATTGATTAGTAAGTTGGATTTACAACCAGATTATGCTCTAAGTTTCTTCTTAAGTGG GCCATATAATGCTGAGATGGAGGAAAAGAAGGCTAAGGGCTTATGTTTCTATTGTGATGAGAGATTTACCCCCCAACATGTTTGCAAGAATAAGAGACAGCTCTTTGTCTTAGAAGAAGATATAGAGGATGATAAAGTGGACGAAATAAAACCTGGAGTAGAGGAAGCAGAGCCACAGATTGCACAAATATCACTTCTGGCTTTAGCAGTAAGATCCCATTGCCAAACCGTGAGGATCCCTGGTTAA